One window of Apium graveolens cultivar Ventura unplaced genomic scaffold, ASM990537v1 ctg4366, whole genome shotgun sequence genomic DNA carries:
- the LOC141701763 gene encoding putative F-box protein At5g55150 has product MSYKNVDHWSNLPARLFIFIAQRFSFLGHFFRLWKNSASDLEKPCLPPASLPLLSEGHNDSNNVETHDSGSDFNGWSDLPPEILVLISRKFSLLSDYYRFIAVCKSWRDSVSELEKPCLPLTGVLFLFLAEDVAPGAMLAYDPSQENDRNDNIEYHKYDHSKNSVGSSRGLFSLLTRKTYSIHLPEAAGRLVLGTNKGWLVTLGRDLQINLLHPLLNHQISLPNMLTFPDWNSFHKRYEPENAADFYIRKVAVSSNILNEDPAFRLYHHHPSPSPTVMTIYGSNSILGFARLGDNVWTDVDVSSRNFDDVVYHEGNFFAVDCHGSVFVCGINDEGGGDIRGTEIASLRPTKEWDKKYLVKSTSGSSLLLLVRYLKKTLIKYRTTNFSVWRLDMENSEALENISYTLKEVNDLGNEALFVGNASSTAILSSEIIKPNCIYFTDDHREGYYRDGGGHDMGIFSMEHHTIEPHFQGKSYHPISPPLWYI; this is encoded by the coding sequence ATGAGCTACAAAAATGTTGATCATTGGAGTAATCTTCCTGCAAGGCTTTTTATATttattgcacaaaggtttagtTTTCTTGGCCATTTTTTTCGATTATGGAAGAACTCAGCTAGTGATCTCGAGAAGCCTTGTTTACCTCCCGCCAGCTTGCCATTACTTAGTGAAGGTCACAATGATTCTAACAATGTAGAAACACATGATAGTGGTTCTGATTTTAATGGTTGGAGTGATCTTCCCCCTGAAATTCTTGTTCTTATTTCGCGGAAGTTTAGTTTACTCAGTGATTATTATAGATTTATTGCTGTTTGCAAATCATGGAGGGATTCAGTTAGTGAACTTGAGAAGCCTTGTTTGCCTTTAACAGGAGTTCTATTTCTTTTTCTTGCTGAAGATGTTGCTCCTGGAGCTATGCTTGCATATGACCCCAGTCAAGAAAATGACAGGAATGATAATATAGAGTACCACAAATACGATCATAGCAAAAATTCAGTTGGTAGTAGTCGTGGTTTGTTCAGTCTTTTAACCCGTAAAACATACTCCATTCACTTACCAGAAGCTGCTGGAAGACTAGTATTGGGGACTAATAAAGGATGGCTCGTAACTCTAGGCAGAGATTTGCAAATAAACCTCTTGCATCCGCTGTTGAACCACCAAATCTCACTTCCTAACATGCTTACCTTTCCTGATTGGAATTCCTTCCATAAACGCTATGAGCCTGAAAATGCTGCTGACTTTTATATCCGGAAAGTTGCTGTATCTTCTAATATACTAAATGAAGATCCAGCTTTTCGCTTATATCATCACCACCCAAGCCCTTCTCCTACTGTTATGACTATATATGGAAGTAATTCGATTTTAGGTTTTGCTAGATTGGGAGACAATGTGTGGACAGATGTGGACGTTTCTTCGCGCAACTTTGATGATGTTGTTTACCATGAAGGGAATTTTTTTGCAGTAGATTGTCATGGGAGTGTATTTGTGTGTGGCATTAAtgatgaaggaggaggagatatCCGAGGAACAGAAATCGCATCGCTTAGACCTACTAAAGAATGGGACAAAAAGTACTTGGTTAAATCAACATCAGGATCTAGTCTTTTGTTACTTGTGCGGTATCTTAAGAAAACGCTGATTAAATACCGCACAACTAATTTCTCCGTATGGAGGTTGGATATGGAAAATTCTGAGGCTCTTGAGAATATTTCATACACTTTGAAAGAAGTGAATGACTTGGGGAACGAGGCTTTATTTGTTGGAAATGCTTCATCCACAGCTATATTATCATCAGAAATCATAAAGCCAAACTGCATCTATTTTACGGATGACCACCGGGAAGGCTACTACCGTGATGGAGGCGGCCATGACATGGGGATCTTCAGCATGGAGCATCACACAATTGAACCCCATTTTCAAGGAAAATCCTACCATCCCATCTCGCCTCCACTTTGGTATATTTGA